One Cellulomonas soli DNA window includes the following coding sequences:
- a CDS encoding carbohydrate ABC transporter permease, giving the protein MKKHALAPYLFASPAMLLLLAFGVLPIGVAAVVSLTDMDISGLADRSNVTFVGLANYAALLDDPDFWKALGNTAFFVLVGVPAVVGLSLATALLLHRSDGRLARALRSFYFVPAVTGIVAISLVWGYLYNTQFGLFNWLLSQVGVAPVQWLSDPTLAKFSVALVAVWRGTGLNIIIFLAALQAVPREYLEAASLDGAGEWRTTRSIVIPLLGFAIFFVTITTVIAWLQFFDEPFVLTDGGPLGATTSMSVFLYKEGFRLNQFGYASAGSLVLFAIIAVVTVVQLRVRKADVEY; this is encoded by the coding sequence ATGAAGAAGCACGCGCTCGCCCCGTACCTGTTCGCCTCGCCGGCGATGCTCCTGCTGCTGGCGTTCGGCGTCCTGCCCATCGGCGTCGCCGCCGTGGTGTCCCTGACCGACATGGACATCTCCGGCCTGGCCGACCGGTCGAACGTGACGTTCGTCGGCCTGGCCAACTACGCCGCCCTGCTCGACGACCCCGACTTCTGGAAGGCCCTGGGCAACACGGCGTTCTTCGTCCTGGTCGGCGTCCCGGCCGTCGTCGGGCTCTCTCTGGCGACCGCGCTGCTGCTGCACCGCAGCGACGGACGCCTGGCCCGCGCGCTGCGGTCGTTCTACTTCGTCCCGGCGGTGACCGGCATCGTGGCGATCTCGCTGGTCTGGGGCTACCTCTACAACACCCAGTTCGGGCTGTTCAACTGGCTGCTCTCTCAGGTCGGCGTCGCGCCCGTGCAGTGGCTCTCCGACCCGACGCTGGCCAAGTTCTCCGTCGCGCTCGTGGCCGTCTGGCGAGGCACGGGCCTGAACATCATCATCTTCCTCGCCGCGCTGCAGGCCGTGCCGCGCGAATACCTCGAGGCGGCCTCGCTCGACGGCGCCGGCGAGTGGCGGACCACCCGCTCGATCGTCATCCCGCTGCTGGGCTTCGCGATCTTCTTCGTCACGATCACCACGGTCATCGCCTGGTTGCAGTTCTTCGACGAACCGTTCGTGCTCACCGACGGCGGCCCCCTCGGCGCGACCACGTCCATGTCGGTCTTCCTCTACAAGGAGGGGTTCCGGCTCAACCAGTTCGGGTACGCCAGC
- a CDS encoding extracellular solute-binding protein, whose translation MKRMPTTALALASLGGLTLGLTACTQPSDGSAGEGEPLTVWIMGDSGANFEKLVAPFTTESGVDVDVVAIPWDGIDERLTTAVASGDGPDLLQVGLSKLRTFADAGALMPLDDAIAERPALAAKNFADGVAGEATAIEGATVAIPWVSDTRVLFYRSDILTEAGIDTPPATWDELRADAATLAARGEGQYGYYIPQWDSALPVIMTWAQGGDILDDSGAIDFDTPEFEAAVDLYTGLYADGSVPVNGDFDQTQGFITGVTPMLISGPYLAKSITDAAPDLEGDWAVTTVPTAETGTSLFAGSSMALWKDTPQADDALDLLEFLSDPATQVDWYEINGELPTAKAALEDPTLTGDPLVAVYSAQLADAAVLPLVPNWDGGTGADLLTALNSIALQGADRDEALAALRESTAGVSVG comes from the coding sequence ATGAAGAGAATGCCGACGACGGCCCTCGCGCTCGCCTCCCTCGGCGGCCTGACCCTCGGGCTGACCGCCTGCACCCAGCCCTCCGACGGCTCGGCAGGCGAGGGCGAACCCCTGACCGTGTGGATCATGGGCGACTCGGGCGCCAACTTCGAGAAGCTGGTCGCCCCGTTCACCACAGAGTCCGGCGTGGACGTCGACGTCGTCGCGATCCCCTGGGACGGCATCGACGAGCGGCTGACCACGGCGGTCGCCTCCGGCGACGGCCCCGACCTCCTGCAGGTGGGCCTGTCCAAGCTGCGCACGTTCGCCGACGCCGGCGCACTCATGCCGCTCGACGACGCCATCGCCGAGCGCCCCGCGCTCGCCGCGAAGAACTTCGCCGACGGCGTGGCCGGCGAGGCGACCGCGATCGAGGGCGCGACGGTCGCGATCCCGTGGGTCAGCGACACCCGCGTGCTCTTCTACCGCTCCGACATCCTCACCGAGGCCGGGATCGACACCCCACCCGCGACCTGGGACGAGCTGCGTGCCGACGCCGCCACCCTCGCCGCCCGCGGCGAGGGTCAGTACGGCTACTACATCCCGCAGTGGGACAGCGCCCTGCCCGTCATCATGACGTGGGCGCAGGGGGGCGACATCCTCGACGACAGTGGCGCGATCGACTTCGACACACCGGAGTTCGAGGCCGCGGTCGACCTGTACACCGGGCTCTACGCGGACGGGAGCGTCCCCGTCAACGGCGACTTCGACCAGACCCAGGGGTTCATCACCGGCGTCACGCCGATGCTGATCAGCGGACCGTACCTGGCCAAGTCGATCACCGACGCCGCGCCCGACCTCGAGGGCGACTGGGCCGTGACCACCGTGCCGACCGCCGAGACCGGGACCTCGCTGTTCGCCGGGTCGTCGATGGCGCTCTGGAAGGACACCCCGCAGGCCGACGACGCGCTCGACCTGCTCGAGTTCCTGTCCGACCCCGCCACGCAGGTCGACTGGTACGAGATCAACGGCGAGCTGCCCACGGCCAAGGCCGCGCTCGAGGACCCCACCCTCACCGGTGACCCGCTCGTCGCGGTGTACTCCGCCCAGCTCGCCGACGCCGCGGTGCTGCCGCTCGTGCCGAACTGGGACGGCGGGACCGGGGCGGACCTGCTCACGGCGCTCAACTCGATCGCCCTGCAGGGCGCCGACCGCGACGAGGCCCTCGCCGCCCTGCGCGAGTCGACGGCAGGCGTCAGCGTCGGCTGA
- a CDS encoding glycoside hydrolase family 30 protein, with translation MTPRPHEHDSAAPAQVTWVVTTEAAPWQTRENLGFGPVTAMPDVFVQTDRPGQAVEGFGASFNELGWTSLSLLTDDERAQILDELFTPGVGANLSLCRMPVGANDFSLDWYSYDEVDGDLALEHFSIEHDLQTLVPFIRAAQERQPSLRLWASPWSPPSWMKTNGHYAGALPMPGIQDVENGLRPDQVGHEGTDMFRLEEPYLQAYAAYFGRFVDAYRELGIPIGMVMPQNEFNSPQVFPSCTWTPQGLARFVRHLGPQMQRRGVEVFLGTLERGDDALVQGVLDDPEAAAAIQGVGIQWAGKSALPFVHRDHPELRVYQTEQECGDGLNDWRYCRYSWGLMRHYFSHGAGAYMYWNVSLLRGGLSRWGWAQNSFVTVDAQTRTYAWNHEYHLLKHVSHFVQVGARFVPTLSYTGFENQLVFRNPDESLVVVVHNPEPHEQAVRVLVGGQLLTPTLPADSFSTFVVPAELVGG, from the coding sequence ATGACCCCGCGTCCGCACGAGCACGACTCCGCCGCACCCGCCCAGGTGACGTGGGTCGTCACCACCGAGGCCGCACCCTGGCAGACCCGCGAGAACCTGGGGTTCGGCCCCGTCACCGCGATGCCCGACGTGTTCGTCCAGACGGACCGCCCGGGCCAGGCCGTCGAGGGCTTCGGCGCCTCGTTCAACGAGCTCGGCTGGACGTCGCTGTCGTTGCTCACCGACGACGAGCGCGCGCAGATCCTCGACGAGCTGTTCACCCCCGGTGTCGGCGCGAACCTCTCGCTGTGCCGCATGCCCGTCGGCGCCAACGACTTCTCCCTCGACTGGTACTCCTACGACGAGGTCGACGGCGACCTGGCGCTCGAGCACTTCTCGATCGAGCACGACCTGCAGACCCTCGTCCCGTTCATCCGCGCGGCGCAGGAGCGCCAGCCGTCCCTGCGCCTGTGGGCCTCGCCGTGGAGCCCGCCGAGCTGGATGAAGACCAACGGGCACTACGCCGGCGCCCTGCCGATGCCCGGCATCCAGGACGTCGAGAACGGCCTGCGACCCGACCAGGTGGGCCACGAGGGCACCGACATGTTCCGCCTCGAGGAGCCGTACCTGCAGGCGTACGCCGCCTATTTCGGCCGGTTCGTCGACGCCTACCGCGAGCTCGGCATCCCCATCGGGATGGTCATGCCGCAGAACGAGTTCAACTCCCCGCAGGTGTTCCCCAGCTGCACCTGGACCCCGCAGGGCCTGGCCCGGTTCGTGCGGCACCTGGGACCGCAGATGCAGCGGCGCGGCGTCGAGGTCTTCCTCGGCACGCTCGAGCGCGGCGACGACGCGCTCGTCCAGGGCGTGCTCGACGACCCCGAGGCCGCGGCGGCCATCCAAGGCGTCGGCATCCAGTGGGCCGGCAAGAGCGCCCTGCCGTTCGTGCACCGCGACCACCCCGAGCTGCGCGTCTACCAGACCGAGCAGGAGTGCGGCGACGGGCTCAACGACTGGCGCTACTGCCGGTACTCCTGGGGCCTCATGCGGCACTACTTCAGCCACGGCGCCGGCGCCTACATGTACTGGAACGTCTCGCTGCTGCGCGGCGGCCTGAGCCGGTGGGGCTGGGCGCAGAACTCGTTCGTCACCGTCGACGCGCAGACCCGGACGTACGCGTGGAACCACGAGTACCACCTGCTCAAGCACGTCAGCCACTTCGTGCAGGTCGGCGCCCGGTTCGTCCCGACGCTCAGCTACACGGGCTTCGAGAACCAGCTGGTGTTCCGCAACCCGGACGAGAGCCTCGTCGTCGTGGTGCACAACCCGGAACCGCACGAGCAGGCCGTGCGCGTGCTCGTCGGCGGTCAGCTGCTGACCCCGACGCTCCCGGCCGACTCCTTCAGCACGTTCGTCGTCCCGGCCGAGCTCGTGGGCGGCTGA
- a CDS encoding YdeI/OmpD-associated family protein, translating to MGEPVLTTLTVLDVAAWRAWLDEHEDDPDAVWLVLAKKGVREPTSLTYAQALDEALCSGWIDGQKRAWDETTFVQRFSPRRARSLWSQRNQEHVARLVEDGRMRPRGHAEVARAQADGRWDRAYAGSATAQVPPDLLAALDADPQARAAFEALSRQDRYSVLHPLMTAPNEDVRAARLARALRDLG from the coding sequence ATGGGTGAACCCGTCCTGACCACCCTCACCGTCCTCGACGTGGCCGCCTGGCGGGCGTGGCTCGACGAGCACGAGGACGACCCCGACGCGGTCTGGCTCGTCCTGGCCAAGAAGGGCGTGCGCGAGCCCACGTCGCTGACCTACGCCCAGGCGCTCGACGAGGCGCTGTGCAGTGGGTGGATCGACGGCCAGAAGCGCGCCTGGGACGAGACGACCTTCGTCCAGCGGTTCAGCCCGCGCCGTGCCCGCTCCCTGTGGTCGCAGCGCAACCAGGAGCACGTGGCCCGGCTCGTCGAGGACGGTCGGATGCGTCCGCGCGGGCACGCCGAGGTCGCGCGGGCCCAGGCGGACGGACGCTGGGACCGGGCGTACGCCGGATCGGCCACGGCGCAGGTCCCGCCGGACCTGCTCGCCGCCCTGGACGCCGACCCGCAGGCACGGGCCGCGTTCGAGGCGCTGAGCAGGCAGGACCGCTACTCGGTGCTGCACCCGCTGATGACGGCCCCGAACGAGGACGTGCGTGCGGCCAGGCTCGCGCGGGCGCTGCGCGACCTGGGCTGA
- a CDS encoding diguanylate cyclase domain-containing protein codes for MARPLPTFVEVPVVGAEPTSSAVGSIARPAQTVRGDAPAAHALRLLRDQPDVQALVVIDDPRADAVGILARERPSPDLGQEFGTAFRKVRHLAASPAIVVDADTPLLTAARTLAGHRSPLPDLVVRGETWGWVPASDLLDHLVRAFRDAAACDAVSGVMNRDSLDLTLEAWCSAIAHTANRLVAVVLRAEGLEVVNEIAGRAAGDVVVALVVAQIVAAAPAGAFVGRVGGGEIVVLGVLPDTPPHRVGAEVEALRQALTTAASTPTRLPAHLSRVRWPTVRSGASVSARGSADPERVVNDARLYLKELSAAPAAPNRRGPQASADLRRPSDEARRGAGLGARTHKFLTGVAAPPTSPQDQDGTPDKAFVPAAREDRSD; via the coding sequence ATGGCCAGACCCCTGCCGACGTTCGTCGAGGTGCCCGTCGTCGGCGCCGAGCCGACGTCCTCGGCCGTCGGGTCGATCGCCCGCCCCGCCCAGACCGTGCGGGGCGACGCCCCCGCGGCCCACGCCCTCCGGCTGCTGCGCGACCAGCCTGACGTGCAGGCGCTGGTCGTGATCGACGACCCCCGTGCCGACGCGGTCGGCATCCTGGCACGCGAACGACCCAGTCCCGACCTCGGTCAGGAGTTCGGCACGGCATTTCGCAAGGTGCGGCACCTCGCGGCGAGCCCCGCGATCGTCGTGGACGCCGACACGCCCCTGCTCACCGCCGCGCGCACGCTGGCTGGCCACCGTTCCCCCCTGCCCGACCTGGTCGTGCGCGGCGAGACGTGGGGCTGGGTCCCGGCGTCCGACCTGCTCGACCACCTCGTCCGCGCCTTCCGGGACGCCGCCGCCTGTGACGCCGTCTCGGGCGTGATGAACCGCGACTCGCTCGACCTGACCCTTGAGGCCTGGTGCAGCGCCATCGCGCACACGGCGAACCGGCTCGTCGCCGTCGTCCTGCGGGCCGAGGGCCTGGAGGTCGTCAACGAGATCGCCGGGCGTGCCGCCGGTGACGTCGTGGTCGCCCTCGTGGTCGCGCAGATCGTGGCCGCCGCACCCGCCGGTGCCTTCGTCGGCCGTGTCGGCGGTGGCGAGATCGTCGTGCTCGGCGTCCTGCCCGACACCCCGCCGCACCGCGTCGGCGCCGAGGTCGAGGCGCTGCGGCAGGCCCTCACCACGGCCGCCAGCACGCCCACCCGGCTGCCCGCGCACCTGTCCCGAGTCCGCTGGCCCACCGTCAGGTCCGGCGCGTCGGTCTCGGCCCGCGGCAGCGCGGACCCGGAGCGCGTCGTCAACGACGCACGGCTCTACCTCAAGGAGCTCTCGGCGGCGCCGGCGGCCCCGAACCGGCGCGGGCCACAGGCCTCGGCAGACCTTCGACGGCCCTCCGACGAGGCACGTCGCGGGGCCGGCCTGGGTGCTCGCACCCACAAGTTCCTCACCGGCGTCGCGGCGCCGCCGACGTCCCCTCAGGACCAGGACGGGACTCCCGATAAGGCGTTCGTCCCCGCCGCACGCGAGGACCGATCGGACTGA